GAATGTGCTGCGGCGGCGGCATGAGAGTATCCGCGTGCTGATCTTCCCCGCGCAGGTGCAGGGTGAGAGCGCGGCCGCCGAAGTCGCTGCCGGCATCGATCACTTCAGCCGTGCCCGCAACGTGGACGTCATCCTGGTGGCCCGCGGCGGCGGCTCGGCTGAAGACCTGGCCGCCTTCAACGATGAGGCGCTGGCCCGCACCATCGCGGCCAGCAAGGTTCCGGTGATTTCCGCCATCGGCCACGAGACCGATTTCACCATCGCCGATTTCGTCGCTGACCTGCGCGCGCCTACGCCTTCGGCCGCGGCGGAAATGGTGGTCGAGCCCAAGCACGATCTGGAGCGCCGCATCGCCGACCTGCGCGAGCGCCTGGCCCGGGCCGCGCGCTACCAGCTCCTGATGGCGCGCCAGACCCTCACGGAACTGGCTCAGCACGCCGCCTTCGCCCGCATCAACGAATTCCTTGGGCGGCAACAGCAGCGCGCCGATGAACTGCTCTTCCGCCTGGCGCAGGCCCAGCAGGACCTGCTGGATGGACACCGCCGGCGGCTCGATGTCGCCGCCACCCGCCTGCGCCACTACGACCTGCGCGGGCGCTGCTCGGCCATGCGCCGCGAACTCGCTGCCCAGATCGCCGCGCTGGGCGCAGCCGCGCGCCGAAAAATGCTTGAGCGCCGCGCCTCACTCGACCGCCTGGCCGCGCAGCTCGACGGGCTTTCGCCGCTCAAGGTG
This portion of the Terriglobales bacterium genome encodes:
- the xseA gene encoding exodeoxyribonuclease VII large subunit, whose translation is MALDPQLGLLFPQARRVWTVRDLIGALRTSVEREYSDVWVEGEISNFRAADSGHLYFTLKDGDAQLRLVMFRSQARLLRFRPADGMAVIARGRVTVYEARGELQLSAEYLEPKGAGALQIAFEQLKARLAAEGLFDAARKQPLPALPRAIGIVTSPQGAAIRDILNVLRRRHESIRVLIFPAQVQGESAAAEVAAGIDHFSRARNVDVILVARGGGSAEDLAAFNDEALARTIAASKVPVISAIGHETDFTIADFVADLRAPTPSAAAEMVVEPKHDLERRIADLRERLARAARYQLLMARQTLTELAQHAAFARINEFLGRQQQRADELLFRLAQAQQDLLDGHRRRLDVAATRLRHYDLRGRCSAMRRELAAQIAALGAAARRKMLERRASLDRLAAQLDGLSPLKVLDRGYALVFDAAGNLVKDAAQLTQGDEISARLARGTLQATVKKAQP